One Microbacterium sp. zg-B96 genomic region harbors:
- a CDS encoding flotillin family protein: protein MPVDIIQIAAVLALIVAAVGLLAFIARRIRRVPPNEALIIVGRGAGKQAPGESVGQRVVIGGRTFVWPILQQGFPISLEQRQIGITVEGVDKNRIKIAIKASINFKVSGTEEGVRRAGQRFLSQQETLTDIIRESLEGSLRSIIGDMTIEQIISDRKGLSDRVVAETKADLVEQGLQVDLLNISDISTPGSDYLANLGRAEAARARQVAEVSEAEAARASEFARIEAAEQIAERQKALSLRQATIKAETDRANAEADAAGTFTKAEQDRLVAQQEREALIEQALVTQERLDIEIRKPAEAEAYAEVQRATALRDAANAATEADAYKRTKIAEANKVAAVQDAEASATAVRFAGEAERDRQVALAAGIRADGEARAAATQAVGVAEAAATDAKAEALQKYGEAALAQEIISRLPEIVRAAAEPISNIDQLTVISTDGASAVTKTVGTVLGEGTEIVKSLTGLDLGTLLAGFAGARAADAAGAASAAVSGNGSAAPVKGA from the coding sequence CCTGCTCGCGTTCATCGCCCGCCGCATCCGCCGGGTGCCTCCCAACGAGGCGCTCATCATCGTCGGCCGTGGCGCCGGCAAGCAGGCGCCGGGTGAGAGCGTGGGGCAGCGCGTCGTGATCGGCGGTCGCACGTTCGTGTGGCCGATCCTGCAGCAGGGCTTCCCGATCTCGCTGGAGCAGCGTCAGATCGGCATCACCGTCGAGGGCGTCGACAAGAACCGCATCAAGATCGCCATCAAGGCATCCATCAACTTCAAGGTCTCGGGCACCGAGGAAGGCGTCCGCCGTGCCGGGCAGCGCTTCCTGTCGCAGCAGGAGACCCTCACCGACATCATCCGCGAGTCGCTCGAGGGGTCGCTGCGCTCCATCATCGGCGACATGACGATCGAGCAGATCATCTCCGACCGCAAGGGCCTGTCGGACCGCGTCGTCGCAGAGACCAAGGCCGACCTCGTCGAGCAGGGCCTGCAGGTGGACCTGCTCAACATCAGCGACATCTCCACGCCCGGCAGCGACTACCTCGCCAACCTGGGTCGCGCCGAAGCCGCCCGCGCCCGTCAGGTCGCCGAGGTCAGCGAGGCCGAGGCCGCGCGGGCGAGCGAGTTCGCCCGCATCGAGGCCGCCGAGCAGATCGCCGAGCGTCAGAAGGCGCTGAGCCTGCGCCAGGCGACGATCAAGGCCGAGACCGACCGGGCCAACGCCGAAGCAGACGCGGCCGGTACGTTCACGAAGGCCGAGCAGGATCGCCTCGTCGCCCAGCAGGAGCGCGAGGCGCTCATCGAGCAGGCCCTCGTGACCCAGGAGCGCCTGGACATCGAGATCCGCAAGCCCGCCGAGGCCGAGGCGTACGCCGAGGTGCAGCGGGCCACCGCCCTCCGTGACGCGGCCAACGCCGCCACCGAGGCCGACGCGTACAAGCGCACGAAGATCGCCGAGGCCAACAAGGTCGCCGCGGTCCAGGACGCCGAGGCATCCGCCACCGCCGTGCGCTTCGCCGGTGAGGCCGAGCGCGACAGGCAGGTGGCGCTGGCCGCCGGCATCCGGGCCGATGGTGAGGCGCGCGCCGCCGCCACCCAGGCCGTCGGTGTCGCCGAGGCCGCGGCGACCGACGCAAAGGCCGAGGCGCTGCAGAAGTACGGTGAGGCCGCCCTCGCGCAGGAGATCATCTCGCGCCTACCCGAGATCGTCCGCGCCGCCGCGGAGCCGATCAGCAACATCGACCAGCTCACGGTGATCTCCACCGACGGCGCATCGGCGGTCACCAAGACCGTCGGCACCGTCCTCGGTGAGGGCACCGAGATCGTGAAGTCGCTGACCGGGCTCGACCTCGGCACGCTGCTGGCTGGCTTCGCCGGAGCACGCGCTGCGGATGCCGCCGGCGCCGCGTCCGCGGCCGTCTCCGGAAACGGTTCCGCCGCCCCGGTGAAGGGCGCCTGA